The Candidatus Lernaella stagnicola genome includes a window with the following:
- a CDS encoding sugar phosphate isomerase/epimerase family protein — protein MEPSISTHLFVFDRLRREHLAHVAAAGFGTIELWAAGHHFPYEDDAAVAELRGWLADLHLRVGSIHLPFYVDFGSPDFRFISFAAPDQDVREVMTAKTKRLLEVATSLGCRFFVLHPTATFKRDGSNRRRLHAALDWLVPACEKRGQTILLENIMMPESRTALLADTCRAYGEATGICLDTGHAHIDGGLLVELAAAAPHLRALHVHDNFGIDDDHLPPGEGNIDWPATLSTLRMNAPHVNLFTFELSGPSGDTPDATAKRHARLESVKTFWQTHAEDLA, from the coding sequence ATGGAACCTTCTATCAGCACACACCTATTCGTCTTCGATCGACTACGCCGCGAGCACCTGGCGCACGTCGCCGCGGCCGGTTTCGGCACGATCGAGTTGTGGGCCGCGGGGCATCATTTTCCGTACGAAGACGACGCGGCGGTCGCCGAGTTGCGCGGTTGGCTGGCCGACCTGCACCTGCGCGTGGGCAGCATCCATTTGCCGTTTTACGTCGATTTCGGCTCGCCGGATTTCCGCTTCATCAGTTTCGCCGCTCCCGACCAGGACGTGCGTGAGGTCATGACCGCCAAGACCAAGCGCCTGCTCGAAGTGGCCACGAGTCTCGGGTGCCGCTTTTTCGTGCTGCATCCGACCGCGACCTTCAAACGCGACGGCAGCAATCGGCGACGCCTGCACGCGGCACTGGATTGGCTCGTACCCGCCTGCGAAAAGCGCGGGCAGACCATCTTGCTGGAAAACATCATGATGCCCGAATCGCGCACGGCGCTGCTGGCTGACACCTGCCGGGCCTACGGCGAGGCGACGGGCATCTGCCTGGATACCGGCCACGCCCATATCGACGGCGGATTGCTGGTGGAACTGGCCGCCGCCGCGCCGCACCTGCGCGCCCTGCACGTCCACGACAATTTCGGCATCGACGACGATCACCTGCCGCCCGGCGAGGGCAACATCGACTGGCCCGCGACGCTTTCGACGTTGCGCATGAACGCGCCGCACGTGAACCTGTTTACCTTCGAACTGTCCGGCCCGTCCGGCGACACGCCCGACGCGACGGCCAAGCGACACGCGCGCCTGGAGAGCGTCAAGACATTTTGGCAAACCCACGCGGAGGATTTGGCATGA
- a CDS encoding phosphotransferase produces the protein MTEQVATLARRAVSEFEHVAPYDLVVHRMGGDASDRSYYRVSYGAFGRKKTAVLMKLADAGPFIKSEEVTLYHDESGELPFLNIHRFLESIGLPVPQVLLSSVDELGALLLEDLGNTLLLEIAQGSDHERTARLYRRAIEQLVYLQLEGTRQLGERCVAAKQAFTTELFHWEFRHFLEYGIEARHGKLPASAEQEIDTLFRQWSEHLAALPRVFVHRDYHARNLMVAGERLVVIDFQDALLGPATYDLVSLLRDSYIDLGWPLVDELLEHYFETWDKRGGDTLDRERFRTNLWATAMQRNLKVAGRFVFIERVKHKSGYEKDIPRTLSYLAGYVERAPELRPLVDALRPYVPELA, from the coding sequence ATGACCGAGCAGGTAGCGACACTGGCGCGACGCGCCGTCAGCGAATTTGAACATGTGGCCCCCTACGACCTGGTCGTGCATCGCATGGGCGGCGACGCCTCCGACCGCAGCTACTACCGCGTAAGCTACGGCGCGTTCGGCCGGAAAAAAACGGCCGTGCTCATGAAGTTGGCCGACGCGGGGCCCTTCATCAAATCCGAAGAGGTGACGCTGTACCACGACGAAAGCGGCGAGCTGCCCTTCCTCAACATCCACCGCTTTCTGGAAAGCATCGGCCTGCCGGTGCCACAGGTGCTGCTCAGCAGCGTCGACGAACTCGGGGCGCTGCTCCTGGAAGACCTGGGCAACACGCTTCTGCTGGAGATTGCGCAAGGCAGCGACCACGAACGCACCGCGCGCCTGTACCGCCGGGCCATCGAGCAATTGGTGTATTTGCAGCTTGAAGGGACGCGTCAATTGGGCGAGCGCTGCGTCGCCGCCAAGCAGGCTTTCACGACCGAGTTGTTCCACTGGGAATTTCGCCATTTCCTCGAGTACGGCATCGAGGCGCGGCACGGCAAGTTGCCGGCGTCCGCCGAGCAAGAGATCGACACCCTGTTTCGGCAGTGGTCGGAACACCTGGCGGCGCTGCCGCGGGTGTTCGTACACCGCGATTACCACGCACGCAATCTGATGGTGGCGGGCGAGCGCCTGGTGGTCATCGATTTTCAAGACGCCCTGCTGGGCCCCGCGACCTACGACTTGGTTTCGCTGCTGCGCGACAGCTACATCGATTTGGGTTGGCCGCTGGTGGACGAATTGCTCGAGCACTACTTCGAAACCTGGGATAAGCGCGGCGGCGACACCCTGGATCGCGAGCGCTTCCGCACGAACTTGTGGGCCACGGCTATGCAACGCAACCTCAAGGTGGCCGGGCGTTTCGTTTTCATCGAGCGGGTGAAGCACAAATCCGGCTACGAGAAAGATATTCCGCGCACGCTGTCGTACCTGGCGGGTTATGTCGAGCGCGCGCCGGAGTTGCGGCCACTGGTCGATGCGTTGCGTCCCTACGTGCCGGAATTGGCGTGA
- a CDS encoding methylated-DNA--[protein]-cysteine S-methyltransferase — protein MIRKTWNAEHYHHLLKSKLGEIALIWSDESFPRVLAILLPGEEQRQAVAATSRGRKLPPLAARLADYLAGKPVRFSLRELDWTGISEFRREVMRACVAIRRGSVTTYGKLAEQAGRKNAARAVGAAMARNPFPLVIPCHRVVASDGHLHGFGGGMEALALKRRLLEHEGHVMRDEFHAMLP, from the coding sequence ATGATTCGCAAGACGTGGAATGCCGAACACTATCATCACCTTCTGAAAAGCAAACTGGGCGAGATCGCGCTGATCTGGAGCGACGAATCGTTCCCCCGCGTGCTGGCGATTTTATTGCCGGGTGAGGAGCAGCGCCAGGCCGTTGCCGCCACGAGTCGCGGCCGCAAGCTCCCGCCGCTCGCCGCCCGGCTGGCCGATTACCTGGCGGGCAAGCCGGTGCGTTTCTCCCTGCGCGAGCTGGATTGGACCGGCATCAGCGAATTTCGCCGGGAGGTCATGCGAGCCTGCGTGGCGATTCGACGCGGTTCGGTCACGACCTACGGCAAACTGGCCGAGCAAGCGGGGCGAAAGAACGCGGCCCGCGCGGTGGGCGCGGCGATGGCCCGCAATCCGTTTCCGCTGGTGATACCCTGTCACCGGGTGGTGGCCTCGGACGGGCACCTGCACGGCTTCGGCGGCGGCATGGAAGCGCTGGCCTTGAAGCGCCGTCTGCTGGAGCACGAGGGGCACGTGATGCGCGACGAGTTCCACGCCATGCTACCTTGA
- a CDS encoding NDP-sugar synthase: MSGPAAMVLGAGFGTRLQPLTHTLAKPACPVLGRPLIEFTLSQLAPLNPRTVVVNLHHLPDTLRACLDPAPFGLPIQTLFEPEILGTGGGLKNARDRLADADVVLLLNGDTICDADLAALLAAHRKSDALATLLLLDDPRTAKYGAVEVDDGSAIVDFAELRGQRGVRRGLFVGAHALSPRLFDFLPNDDVFCIVRHAYVPLLESRPGAVRAHFAGARFFDLGTPYDYLLGQWALLDDPGGFTFALNGVRESSAQVWSEKPPRVTRPPVWIAPDALVDDEAVLGPYVIVGHGAHVGPAARLHHCIVWPGASVDRELDQAIITPAGEHAVGY, encoded by the coding sequence GTGAGCGGCCCAGCCGCGATGGTGCTTGGCGCGGGCTTCGGTACGCGCCTGCAACCCCTAACCCACACCCTGGCCAAACCGGCGTGTCCCGTACTCGGCCGGCCGTTGATTGAGTTTACGCTTTCGCAACTGGCGCCGCTGAATCCGCGCACGGTCGTGGTCAATTTGCACCATTTGCCCGACACGCTGCGCGCCTGCTTGGACCCGGCCCCCTTCGGTCTGCCGATTCAAACCCTGTTCGAACCCGAAATACTCGGCACCGGCGGCGGGTTGAAGAACGCCCGCGACCGCCTCGCCGACGCCGACGTCGTGCTGTTGCTCAACGGCGACACGATTTGCGACGCCGACCTGGCCGCCCTGCTGGCCGCGCACCGCAAGAGCGACGCCCTGGCCACGCTGCTGCTGCTCGACGATCCCCGCACGGCCAAGTACGGCGCGGTGGAAGTCGACGACGGCAGCGCCATCGTCGATTTCGCCGAATTGCGCGGGCAACGTGGCGTACGCCGCGGTCTGTTCGTCGGCGCGCACGCCCTCTCGCCGCGTCTGTTCGACTTTTTGCCGAACGACGACGTTTTCTGCATCGTTCGCCACGCTTACGTCCCCTTGTTGGAAAGCCGCCCCGGCGCGGTCCGGGCGCATTTTGCCGGCGCGCGTTTTTTCGATCTGGGTACACCCTACGACTACCTGCTGGGGCAATGGGCGCTGCTGGACGACCCCGGCGGTTTCACCTTCGCGTTGAACGGCGTGCGTGAATCGTCCGCCCAGGTATGGAGCGAGAAGCCGCCGCGCGTCACACGCCCGCCGGTGTGGATCGCCCCCGACGCGCTTGTAGACGACGAGGCCGTTTTGGGGCCCTACGTGATCGTAGGCCACGGCGCGCACGTTGGTCCCGCCGCCCGT
- a CDS encoding tetratricopeptide repeat protein has protein sequence MVKQRDNGKKPPQFDDLPVLEKPLPASPLVWLRRIVVWSTTIALLAWAFSSCYKVLSRRPVTEEEIKSAEATHTLPKSTGEYKYEDARQLFLAGRRLLRAGDLSGLETMREVVRLFPKSPQASQALLVIATTERYQLGQPQNAMRTYSDFLRRHPNHKGADRAVRALGDLARELDVRNPADGLLRTAIAKTDEDSKERARLEKLRKSIRD, from the coding sequence ATGGTGAAGCAACGAGACAACGGCAAGAAGCCCCCGCAGTTCGACGATCTGCCCGTGCTCGAAAAGCCGCTGCCGGCCTCGCCGCTGGTGTGGCTGCGGCGCATCGTCGTGTGGTCGACCACCATCGCGCTACTCGCGTGGGCCTTTTCCTCTTGCTACAAAGTGCTGTCGCGCCGACCGGTCACCGAAGAAGAAATCAAGTCCGCCGAGGCCACTCACACGCTGCCCAAATCGACCGGTGAATACAAATATGAGGACGCGCGGCAGTTGTTCCTGGCGGGCCGGCGATTGTTACGCGCCGGGGACCTTTCGGGCTTGGAAACGATGCGCGAGGTGGTTCGGCTGTTCCCCAAATCCCCGCAGGCCTCGCAGGCCTTACTGGTGATTGCCACCACCGAACGGTATCAACTCGGGCAGCCGCAAAACGCCATGCGGACCTACAGCGATTTCCTTCGACGGCACCCGAATCACAAGGGCGCCGACCGCGCCGTGCGGGCCTTGGGTGACTTGGCTCGGGAACTAGATGTTCGGAATCCCGCCGACGGCCTGTTACGCACGGCGATCGCCAAAACGGACGAAGATTCCAAAGAGCGCGCCCGCCTCGAGAAACTCCGCAAGTCGATTCGCGATTAG
- a CDS encoding pyroglutamyl-peptidase I: protein MASTKQLLVTGFGPFGHVRRNSSWDLAQGVDGLRVGNVRVVARLIKPVVFDRSADLLRELLRRIEPDAVLSFGVAPSRTPRLERYAHNLRDAAVPDNDGVQENDGRRIDPSWPEALRNTLPLEAIRDRLRAAGHRLTISNSAGGYVCNDVYFALLQWQQQNGRPAAFVHWPNMELADGRRRRDITWERLVATRDALVEAVAATLAEEAR from the coding sequence ATGGCGTCAACAAAGCAACTACTGGTCACCGGCTTCGGCCCCTTCGGCCACGTGCGACGCAACTCGTCGTGGGATCTGGCCCAGGGGGTCGACGGCCTCCGTGTCGGCAACGTGCGGGTCGTCGCCCGGCTGATCAAACCCGTCGTGTTCGACCGCTCGGCCGACCTGCTGCGCGAGCTTTTACGGCGCATCGAGCCCGACGCGGTGCTGTCGTTCGGAGTGGCGCCATCGAGGACCCCGCGGCTGGAACGTTACGCCCACAACCTGCGTGACGCCGCCGTCCCCGACAATGACGGCGTGCAGGAAAACGACGGGCGGCGCATCGATCCCTCATGGCCCGAGGCGCTGCGCAACACGCTGCCGTTGGAAGCGATACGCGACCGCTTGCGCGCCGCCGGTCATCGCCTGACGATCAGCAACAGCGCCGGGGGCTATGTTTGCAACGACGTCTATTTTGCGCTGCTGCAATGGCAGCAACAAAACGGGCGCCCGGCCGCCTTCGTGCACTGGCCCAACATGGAATTGGCCGACGGCCGCCGACGGCGCGACATCACGTGGGAACGCCTGGTCGCCACCCGGGACGCACTGGTCGAGGCGGTGGCCGCAACGCTTGCCGAGGAGGCGCGATGA